One genomic segment of Campylobacter sp. includes these proteins:
- the purE gene encoding 5-(carboxyamino)imidazole ribonucleotide mutase, protein MKFVSIIMGSKSDYEVVYEAAKILNEFGAAYEMIVSSAHRSPARTAKYVADAEKKGAQVFICAAGMAAHLAGAVAANTTKPVLGIPLGGSALSGVDALYSTVQMPAGIPVATLAIGKAGAKNAAYLAVQILALNDEVLSSKLKADRAAKAEALKKDSEQIEVLLED, encoded by the coding sequence ATGAAATTTGTTTCTATAATAATGGGCTCAAAGAGCGATTACGAGGTCGTTTACGAGGCGGCTAAAATTTTAAATGAATTCGGCGCGGCGTACGAGATGATCGTATCTTCGGCACACCGAAGCCCCGCTCGTACGGCTAAATATGTCGCGGACGCCGAGAAAAAGGGCGCGCAGGTTTTCATCTGCGCGGCGGGCATGGCGGCGCATCTTGCGGGCGCGGTCGCCGCAAATACGACCAAGCCGGTGCTCGGCATTCCGCTCGGCGGCAGCGCGCTTAGCGGCGTAGATGCGCTGTATTCGACCGTGCAGATGCCTGCGGGTATCCCCGTCGCGACGCTTGCGATCGGCAAGGCGGGAGCGAAAAACGCGGCGTATCTGGCGGTGCAAATTTTAGCTCTAAACGACGAGGTGCTAAGCTCGAAGCTAAAGGCGGATCGCGCGGCAAAAGCGGAGGCGCTGAAAAAGGACTCCGAGCAGATCGAAGTACTACTTGAGGACTAG
- a CDS encoding peptidase U32 family protein, with the protein MKKPELLAPAGNLTKLKIALAYGADAVYASTGSFSLRQRSAKEFSKESFAQGVAYAHERGKKLYATVNGFATNGQLGNIERHLEFLRDLRVDGILIATLGVASLARAVAPEIPIHVSTQANVLNYLDAQVWAELGAARIVAAREMTLKDAVEIKEKLPNLEIEIFVHGSMCFAYSGRCLVSAVQSGRFSNRGSCANDCRFNYELYAKNPETSALFRLQEREGEGTFVMNAKDLSLISHVQKIMQTGAIDSFKIEGRTKSEYYVACATNAYRAAIDDAAGDKFEARVYEREIATLKNRGFSDGYLIKRPYEREDTQNLDRSIELGTHQVCAISQDGEFISVKDKILPGEAYEIFAPRGFKICACDNEIGEIYELSGKPYLKFKKLQSRSGKEFSEIHSGNLNEIKLPVKLAEFCFLRKEME; encoded by the coding sequence TTGAAAAAACCCGAACTCTTAGCTCCTGCTGGGAATTTAACGAAACTAAAAATCGCCCTGGCTTACGGCGCGGACGCCGTGTATGCAAGCACGGGCTCATTTTCGCTACGCCAGCGAAGCGCGAAGGAATTTAGCAAGGAAAGCTTCGCACAGGGTGTCGCGTATGCACACGAGCGCGGCAAGAAGCTCTACGCGACCGTAAATGGCTTTGCGACCAACGGCCAGCTAGGAAACATCGAAAGGCATCTGGAATTTCTTCGCGATCTGCGCGTGGATGGAATTTTAATCGCCACTTTGGGTGTCGCAAGCCTCGCGCGAGCCGTAGCGCCTGAGATCCCGATTCACGTCTCCACCCAAGCTAACGTGCTAAATTATCTGGATGCGCAGGTTTGGGCGGAGCTGGGCGCCGCCCGCATCGTCGCGGCGCGCGAAATGACGCTCAAAGACGCCGTGGAGATTAAGGAAAAACTTCCAAACCTCGAGATCGAAATTTTCGTGCACGGCTCGATGTGTTTCGCATACAGCGGGCGCTGTCTTGTTAGCGCGGTGCAAAGCGGACGCTTCAGCAACCGCGGAAGCTGCGCGAACGACTGCAGATTTAACTACGAGCTTTACGCGAAAAATCCCGAAACCAGCGCGCTTTTCCGCTTGCAAGAACGCGAGGGGGAGGGGACTTTCGTAATGAACGCGAAGGATCTTAGCCTCATTTCGCACGTGCAAAAGATCATGCAAACGGGCGCGATCGACAGCTTTAAAATCGAAGGGCGCACCAAGAGCGAATACTACGTCGCATGCGCCACGAATGCCTACCGCGCGGCGATCGACGATGCTGCGGGCGATAAATTTGAGGCCCGTGTTTACGAGCGCGAGATCGCGACGCTTAAAAACCGCGGCTTTAGCGACGGATATTTGATAAAACGCCCATACGAGCGAGAGGATACGCAAAATTTAGACCGCAGCATCGAGCTTGGCACGCATCAGGTTTGCGCGATCTCGCAGGACGGCGAGTTTATAAGCGTCAAAGATAAAATTTTACCCGGCGAAGCGTATGAAATTTTTGCTCCGCGCGGCTTTAAAATTTGCGCTTGCGATAATGAAATCGGCGAAATTTACGAGCTTAGCGGCAAGCCATATTTAAAATTTAAGAAGCTGCAAAGCCGCAGCGGTAAGGAATTTAGCGAGATTCACAGCGGCAATCTAAATGAGATTAAGCTGCCTGTGAAGCTCGCGGAGTTTTGCTTTTTAAGAAAGGAGATGGAATGA
- a CDS encoding zinc ribbon domain-containing protein, producing MNKYLSQLVELCEFDKQLDGFKPKIEAAQEKLSKKSGEISGAKEQIETLNAEIAELKSQILQANAQLSAFSSKLKSTGKKSGAAKTEKEIKALSVEEDIAKEQLEATNEEIERLEKIVAAKEALVKEQSEKQEAFEAELKSLQEQVSAEMGEVEVARGAIYAKRDKLMQAMNPKTVSFYEKIRKWAGNTAVSPVRKQACYGCFMRISDKTYSAVIKSDDIVTCPYCGRILYKEAE from the coding sequence ATGAACAAATATTTAAGCCAATTGGTAGAGCTTTGCGAATTCGATAAGCAGCTGGACGGATTTAAGCCTAAAATCGAAGCCGCGCAGGAGAAACTAAGCAAAAAAAGCGGCGAAATTTCAGGCGCAAAAGAACAGATCGAAACTCTAAATGCGGAGATCGCCGAGCTAAAATCTCAAATTTTACAAGCAAACGCGCAGCTTAGCGCATTTTCGTCCAAGCTAAAAAGCACGGGCAAAAAAAGCGGCGCGGCAAAAACCGAAAAGGAGATCAAGGCCCTTAGCGTCGAAGAGGACATCGCAAAAGAGCAGCTCGAAGCCACAAACGAGGAGATCGAAAGGCTAGAAAAGATCGTAGCCGCAAAGGAAGCGCTCGTAAAGGAGCAGAGCGAAAAGCAAGAGGCGTTTGAAGCCGAGTTAAAAAGCTTGCAAGAGCAGGTAAGCGCCGAGATGGGCGAGGTCGAGGTCGCTCGCGGCGCGATCTACGCCAAGCGCGATAAATTAATGCAGGCGATGAATCCAAAAACCGTCTCATTCTACGAAAAAATCCGCAAATGGGCGGGCAATACGGCGGTCTCGCCGGTGCGCAAACAGGCCTGCTACGGCTGCTTTATGCGCATAAGCGACAAGACATATTCCGCGGTCATCAAAAGCGACGACATCGTAACCTGCCCGTATTGCGGCAGAATTTTATATAAAGAAGCCGAGTGA
- a CDS encoding histidinol-phosphatase — MRADLHNHTYLCNHASGEPRQYLEAAIARGIEIFGFADHAPMNFDQKYRMSFEQMELYEGMIRDLRDEFSGRIDVRLGYEVDFMTKKELMDERIFARKLDYLIGSVHFLNNWGFDNEEFLDQWSGREIDDVYREYFALICALCRSGKFDILGHMDLIKIFKFTPKKDIRVLAGGAINAIKKSGIVVELNSAGLRKPANEIYPSDALLEVLADADVPITLGSDAHSVAQVALNYDKIYAKAREFGYDKIAVFKNREREFVKLA, encoded by the coding sequence ATGCGAGCCGATCTACACAACCACACCTATCTTTGCAACCACGCTAGCGGCGAGCCGCGGCAGTATTTAGAAGCGGCGATCGCACGAGGCATAGAAATTTTCGGCTTTGCGGATCATGCGCCGATGAACTTCGATCAAAAATACCGAATGAGCTTCGAGCAGATGGAGCTTTACGAAGGGATGATTAGGGATCTGCGGGATGAGTTTAGCGGGCGGATCGACGTGCGGCTGGGATACGAGGTCGATTTTATGACGAAAAAAGAGCTGATGGATGAGCGGATTTTCGCGCGCAAGCTCGATTATCTCATCGGCTCGGTACATTTTTTAAACAACTGGGGCTTTGATAACGAGGAATTTTTAGATCAGTGGAGCGGGCGCGAGATAGACGACGTTTATCGCGAATACTTTGCGCTGATCTGCGCGCTGTGTAGAAGCGGTAAATTCGACATTTTAGGGCATATGGATCTGATTAAAATTTTTAAATTTACTCCGAAAAAAGATATCAGAGTTTTGGCAGGCGGCGCAATAAACGCGATCAAAAAAAGCGGCATCGTCGTGGAGCTAAACTCCGCTGGGCTTCGCAAGCCCGCAAATGAAATTTATCCGAGCGACGCGCTTTTAGAGGTGCTTGCGGATGCGGACGTGCCGATCACGCTTGGCTCGGATGCGCACTCGGTTGCCCAAGTAGCGCTAAATTACGATAAAATTTATGCCAAAGCGCGCGAGTTCGGCTACGATAAGATCGCCGTTTTCAAAAATCGCGAGCGTGAGTTTGTAAAGCTAGCGTAA
- a CDS encoding Nif3-like dinuclear metal center hexameric protein, giving the protein MKTGEIYEILNAAAPFCDAETWDNSGLTLGNLDDEISKIYLSLDVTSELVREAEAGSLFVVHHPLIFSPLKSLDPRLYPANLIYEMIRKNISLIVMHTNFDKHVLNRFVAREILKFEITDEQEFLVFMRADLSFEHLCADIKRKLGIEHLRAVKTKNFIQNIALCTGSGSELNQSLGVDCFITGDIKYHAALQNLENGVSLIDINHFESERYFGRALAPFLQKSEIEVIISEQKNPFTYY; this is encoded by the coding sequence ATGAAAACGGGCGAAATTTATGAAATTTTAAATGCCGCCGCGCCTTTTTGCGACGCAGAGACGTGGGATAATAGTGGACTAACGCTCGGAAACTTGGATGATGAAATTTCAAAAATCTATCTAAGCCTCGACGTTACTAGCGAGCTGGTGCGCGAGGCTGAGGCGGGCTCTCTTTTCGTGGTGCACCACCCGCTGATTTTCAGTCCGCTAAAATCGCTTGATCCGCGGCTATATCCCGCAAATTTGATCTATGAGATGATCCGCAAAAATATCTCTCTCATCGTGATGCATACGAACTTTGACAAGCACGTTTTAAACAGGTTCGTAGCGCGCGAAATTTTAAAATTTGAAATTACGGATGAGCAGGAATTTTTGGTTTTCATGCGCGCGGATTTGAGCTTTGAGCATCTGTGCGCGGATATAAAGCGCAAGCTTGGCATTGAGCATCTGCGCGCGGTAAAGACGAAAAATTTCATCCAAAATATCGCGCTTTGCACCGGTAGTGGGAGCGAACTAAATCAAAGTTTGGGCGTGGATTGCTTCATCACGGGCGATATAAAATATCACGCGGCGCTTCAAAATTTAGAAAACGGCGTGAGTTTGATCGATATAAATCATTTTGAAAGTGAGCGCTATTTTGGGCGCGCGCTCGCACCTTTCTTGCAAAAAAGCGAAATTGAAGTTATAATAAGCGAGCAAAAAAATCCATTTACGTATTATTAA